In Fimbriiglobus ruber, a single genomic region encodes these proteins:
- a CDS encoding NAD(P)H-hydrate epimerase translates to MATDPTFWLSRDEVRELDRRAIEDYGLAGVVLMENAGRGAADLLMRLNPERKPVTILCGPGNNGGDGFVIARHLDNAGWPVHVWLFAPSTSDAGGCHPKLSPDCDVNDRIWAKGRTVPFVDQDTREGPPGWSKLLSDDVLTAGWVVDALFGSGLSRSLVAPYAEVVDIVNRSGVPILAVDIPSGLDCDTGDPLGPTIRATHTATFVAHKKGFANPTSREWTGEIHVIDIGAPRALVDDYRKKRETGNVQQRS, encoded by the coding sequence ATGGCGACCGATCCCACCTTCTGGCTCTCCCGCGACGAAGTCCGCGAACTCGACCGCCGGGCGATCGAGGACTACGGCCTCGCCGGCGTCGTGCTGATGGAAAACGCCGGCCGGGGCGCCGCGGACCTGCTCATGCGCCTGAACCCGGAGCGCAAGCCGGTCACGATCCTCTGCGGCCCCGGCAACAACGGCGGCGACGGCTTCGTCATCGCCCGGCACCTGGACAACGCCGGCTGGCCCGTCCACGTGTGGCTGTTTGCCCCGTCGACAAGTGACGCGGGCGGCTGTCATCCCAAACTCTCGCCTGACTGCGACGTGAATGACCGGATCTGGGCCAAAGGGCGAACGGTGCCGTTCGTCGACCAGGACACAAGGGAAGGACCACCCGGCTGGTCGAAGCTTTTGTCCGACGACGTACTCACGGCGGGTTGGGTGGTTGATGCCCTGTTCGGGAGCGGTTTGTCACGATCGCTGGTGGCACCTTATGCCGAAGTCGTGGACATCGTGAACCGATCCGGCGTGCCCATCCTCGCGGTCGACATCCCCTCCGGTCTCGACTGCGACACGGGCGACCCACTCGGCCCGACGATCCGGGCGACCCACACGGCCACGTTCGTCGCACACAAGAAGGGGTTCGCGAACCCGACCAGCCGCGAATGGACCGGCGAGATTCATGTGATCGACATCGGCGCGCCCCGTGCGCTGGTCGACGACTACCGGAAGAAGCGAGAGACCGGAAACGTGCAACAGCGTTCTTGA
- a CDS encoding sugar kinase, which translates to MPHDVITFGEAMIRLAPPHFQRLEQARSLDVEIGGAELNTAAGLARLGRSAAWVSRLPDNPLGKLVANRAREAGVSDEHVVYTDDSRCGLYFLEFGAAPRASGIVYDRRDSAAARVSPGVFDWPAIFRGARWFHVTGITAALSPGAADTVREALAAAHEAGLPTSIDLNYRSKLWSKEDAGRVMGDLLKYCRVLVASEGDADQLFGITGTDFADVARQFIDRFGVRAVVGVKRETPLVWRNRFGAVGYTEGRFVESPWYEVEIVDRLGAGDALASGLIHGLLDGDFEKGITYGAAMGALKHTIPGDIPWMTKEEIEAVLAGHGLRIRR; encoded by the coding sequence ATGCCCCACGACGTCATCACCTTCGGCGAAGCCATGATCCGGCTCGCCCCGCCGCACTTCCAGCGCCTGGAGCAGGCGCGGTCGCTCGACGTGGAAATCGGCGGTGCCGAGCTGAACACGGCCGCCGGCCTCGCCCGGCTCGGTCGGTCGGCCGCCTGGGTGTCGAGGTTGCCGGACAACCCACTCGGCAAGCTCGTCGCCAACCGCGCCCGCGAGGCCGGGGTCAGCGACGAGCATGTGGTTTACACGGACGACAGCCGGTGCGGGCTGTACTTCCTCGAATTCGGAGCCGCGCCGCGGGCGAGCGGCATCGTCTACGACCGGCGGGACTCGGCCGCCGCGCGGGTTAGCCCCGGGGTGTTCGACTGGCCCGCGATCTTCCGCGGGGCGCGGTGGTTCCACGTCACCGGCATCACCGCCGCCCTGAGCCCCGGGGCGGCCGACACGGTCCGCGAGGCGCTCGCCGCCGCCCACGAAGCCGGCCTACCGACGAGCATCGACCTGAACTACCGCAGCAAGCTCTGGTCGAAAGAAGACGCCGGTCGGGTGATGGGCGACCTGCTGAAATACTGCCGCGTCCTCGTCGCGAGCGAGGGCGACGCGGACCAACTCTTCGGCATCACCGGCACCGACTTCGCCGATGTTGCGCGGCAGTTCATCGACCGCTTCGGCGTCCGCGCCGTGGTCGGCGTCAAGCGCGAGACGCCGCTCGTGTGGCGGAATCGGTTCGGGGCCGTCGGGTATACTGAGGGGCGGTTCGTCGAGTCGCCGTGGTACGAGGTCGAGATCGTCGACCGGCTCGGCGCCGGCGACGCGCTCGCGTCCGGACTCATCCACGGCCTGCTCGACGGCGACTTCGAGAAGGGCATCACCTACGGGGCCGCAATGGGCGCGCTCAAGCACACCATCCCCGGCGACATCCCGTGGATGACGAAAGAAGAAATCGAGGCCGTGCTGGCCGGGCACGGCCTCCGCATCCGGCGGTAA